Proteins co-encoded in one Bradyrhizobium sp. 170 genomic window:
- a CDS encoding ABC transporter substrate-binding protein, translated as MRRLFTAPRRNAATALMLAAMAAPAFGQGQAAAPGANEIRIGMPYTGPASAYGVIGKVMAAYFDKVNAEGGIKGRRINFISYDDAYNPTKTMEATRKLVEEDNVLFILASLGTNTSQAVHPYLNAKKIPQLFVASGASMWDQPREFPWTMGFLPSYQTEAHIYSHYILENHPRGKIAVLYQDDGFGKDYVKGLKDGLGGKVPIVAEAPYKVTDTSIDAQIAKLKASGADIFMQFTTPKFATMAIKRNAELGWKPVHFLASVSESVSAVMVPAGVENAEGIMSAMYRLEGEDSASAGPAAFREWSAFMERYVPSVSKSNGQAVYGYLNSRLIIEVLKNCGDDFSRENIMKQARSIKGLQIPMMVPGIQINTSASDHATIEQMRMMRFTGGHWQFFGPVRSGIDPGTVSDSFKTLFKYGTATKRDLANQLNANTVSLMTGSFGSTYAQVGADLASVLDNGTALRILPVMGRGSVQAVSDILLLRGVDAGIVRKDTLSYLDRKDFAKDIRNQFVYVAKMFNEEMHVLAPRSITSMRDLDGKTVVVDLPDSSTFVTAINVFDRLGIRPHLIYQEPRLAVDMLRKGEVDAIVAIEGKPLQWLNQIQDRNLHLVPVDYAKPLQEEYLPSKLSSADYPNLVADGGSVETIAAEAVLASYNWAPNSDRYRRLSLLVDTMFDKVAQLQRPPFHPKWKEMAPRATVSGWTRFKSAQEWLDRNMPLPAGAAMSSASGTAPAPVVAAPAAALAPQDPLYREFLEWRASRAKASTNR; from the coding sequence TGATCGGCAAGGTCATGGCGGCCTATTTCGACAAGGTCAACGCCGAGGGCGGCATCAAGGGCCGCAGGATCAATTTCATTTCCTATGACGACGCCTACAATCCGACCAAGACGATGGAGGCGACCCGCAAGCTCGTCGAGGAAGACAACGTTCTCTTTATCCTGGCGAGCCTCGGCACCAACACCAGCCAGGCGGTCCACCCCTATTTGAACGCGAAGAAGATCCCGCAGCTCTTCGTCGCCTCGGGCGCCTCGATGTGGGACCAGCCGCGCGAGTTTCCCTGGACCATGGGCTTCCTGCCCAGCTACCAGACCGAAGCTCACATCTATTCGCATTATATCCTGGAGAACCATCCGCGCGGCAAGATCGCGGTGCTCTATCAGGACGACGGTTTCGGCAAGGACTACGTCAAGGGCCTGAAGGACGGCCTCGGCGGCAAGGTTCCGATCGTGGCCGAGGCGCCGTACAAGGTGACGGACACCTCCATCGACGCCCAGATCGCCAAGCTCAAGGCCTCGGGCGCCGACATCTTCATGCAATTCACCACGCCGAAATTCGCCACCATGGCGATCAAGCGAAATGCCGAACTCGGCTGGAAGCCGGTGCATTTCCTCGCCTCGGTGTCTGAATCGGTGTCGGCCGTAATGGTGCCGGCGGGCGTGGAAAACGCCGAAGGCATTATGTCGGCCATGTACCGGCTGGAGGGCGAGGATTCGGCCAGCGCCGGCCCCGCGGCGTTCCGCGAATGGAGCGCCTTCATGGAGCGCTATGTCCCGAGCGTCAGCAAGTCGAACGGCCAGGCCGTCTACGGCTATCTGAACTCCAGGCTCATTATCGAGGTCCTGAAGAACTGCGGCGACGACTTCTCGCGCGAAAACATCATGAAGCAGGCCCGCTCGATCAAGGGCCTGCAGATTCCCATGATGGTGCCGGGCATCCAGATCAATACCAGCGCGAGCGACCACGCGACGATCGAGCAGATGCGGATGATGCGCTTCACGGGCGGCCACTGGCAGTTCTTTGGGCCGGTGCGAAGCGGCATCGATCCCGGCACCGTCAGCGATTCCTTCAAGACACTCTTCAAGTACGGCACCGCCACCAAGCGCGATCTGGCGAACCAACTCAACGCCAACACCGTGAGCCTGATGACCGGCTCGTTCGGCTCTACCTACGCCCAGGTCGGCGCCGATCTCGCCTCCGTGCTCGACAACGGCACGGCGCTGCGGATCCTGCCGGTAATGGGCCGAGGATCGGTGCAGGCGGTGTCGGATATCCTGTTGCTGCGGGGCGTCGACGCCGGAATCGTGCGCAAGGACACGCTGTCCTATCTCGACCGCAAGGACTTCGCCAAGGACATCCGCAATCAGTTTGTCTACGTCGCCAAGATGTTCAACGAGGAAATGCACGTCCTGGCGCCGAGGTCGATCACCAGCATGCGGGATCTCGACGGCAAGACCGTGGTGGTCGATTTGCCTGACAGCTCTACCTTCGTGACGGCGATCAATGTATTCGACCGGCTCGGGATCAGGCCGCATCTGATCTATCAGGAGCCGCGGCTGGCGGTGGACATGCTGCGCAAGGGCGAGGTCGACGCGATCGTGGCGATCGAAGGCAAGCCGTTGCAATGGCTGAACCAGATCCAGGACCGCAACCTGCATCTGGTGCCGGTCGACTATGCCAAGCCGCTGCAGGAGGAATATCTGCCGTCCAAGCTTTCGTCGGCGGACTACCCGAACCTGGTGGCGGATGGCGGCTCGGTGGAGACGATTGCGGCCGAGGCCGTGCTGGCCTCGTATAACTGGGCGCCGAACAGCGATCGCTACCGCCGCCTGTCGCTTTTGGTGGACACCATGTTCGACAAGGTCGCGCAGCTGCAGCGTCCGCCGTTCCATCCGAAGTGGAAGGAAATGGCGCCACGCGCGACGGTGTCGGGCTGGACCCGCTTCAAGTCCGCGCAGGAATGGCTCGACCGCAACATGCCGTTGCCGGCGGGCGCGGCCATGTCGTCGGCATCGGGCACCGCGCCGGCGCCGGTTGTTGCTGCACCGGCCGCCGCACTTGCCCCGCAGGATCCCCTGTATCGCGAGTTCCTGGAATGGCGCGCCAGCCGCGCCAAGGCCAGCACCAACAGGTAA